The Spirochaetales bacterium genomic interval TCGCGTCTTTTTTCCTGTACGCCATACCCTGGAAGAGGGCGACGAGTCCGCCGCCGGAATCCTTTACCTCGATCGTATACGAGGAGAGTTTTCTCGAGAGAGAAACCTCCCGCGCGGTTGCCGAGAGTGTTCCTTCCGTGACGGCTTTAAAGTATGAAATGGAGGCGTGCACGGCGACGGCGACGGTTCCGTAGGAATTACAGGCAACGGCAAAGACGAAATCGGCAAGGGTAAAGAGTACTCCGCCGTGTACGGTTCCGGCGCTGTTCAAGTGATCTTTCGTGATGTCCATCGATGCCTTTGCATAGCCCTCATCCGCTTC includes:
- a CDS encoding hotdog fold thioesterase, whose amino-acid sequence is MEDNRGRLTTSIIDYRQTERDRNDFIQSAVFLPQPHNHPVSGKGGAFMDINRFASADNFAARTGIRLIEADEGYAKASMDITKDHLNSAGTVHGGVLFTLADFVFAVACNSYGTVAVAVHASISYFKAVTEGTLSATAREVSLSRKLSSYTIEVKDSGGGLVALFQGMAYRKKDAIG